From a region of the Zingiber officinale cultivar Zhangliang chromosome 4B, Zo_v1.1, whole genome shotgun sequence genome:
- the LOC121978646 gene encoding zinc finger BED domain-containing protein RICESLEEPER 2-like, whose amino-acid sequence MEINDNEVEGAMQTIPTMGSQVLASTASHSQNESVPIEANEATLNNTLDAEISGTDVGTKRKCRSIAWDHFEKKLIGGKWKAICNDCKKTLGGDTKNGTKHLLDHMKICLHKKQKTIQQSLLQPAKSNDGIMQLGTYHFNQDQARTELANMIILHEYPLSMVDHVGFRRYSHALQPIFKVVSRNTIKTDIMKIFEYERNKTMKLLDSNVSRIALTTEMWTASNQQRGFMAIASHFIDVSWKLQSRLVRFIYVPCPHTAEVLANALVDCLLDWNLDRKLSTLTVDNCTTNDAMIELILDKLPPSSLILEGKLFHMRCCAHILNLVVRDGLELISDSIETIRYSVAFWTATPKRDEKFIETARQLKVPSTKKLELDCKTRWNSTYLMLNTALEYEAVFARLKQRETLYKRVPTQEDWSKVREISSKLEMFFDATELFSGTKYPTINLFFSTICDIKLAIGDWLLSDDNVVKTMATNMKVKFEKYWDVMNCLLAIGSILDLRYKMKTVQFYYPLVYGDMSSYEIEKLKKKLCDMVEEYEKKSKQSQKVKNSQSSSSLRPPLPKRGTYADKFEMFMDSNNSTEHEKSDLDYYLEESLLPRTSEFDILCWWKTNGIKYPILHDIAKDVLAIPVTTVASESTFSTSGRILNAHRSRLHSKTIEALMCARDWLWSEIQDSTISIDQKFDNDADIEEPESSRTITDSNSIEC is encoded by the exons ATGGAAATTAATGATAACGAGGTTGAGGGTGCTATGCAAACTATTCCAACTATGGGAAGTCAAGTTCTTGCATCGACAGCATCGCATTCACAAAATGAGAGTGTTCCAATTGAGGCAAACGAAGCAACTCTAAATAACACTTTAGATGCTGAAATTTCGGGTACAGATGTTGGAACAAAAAGAAAATGTAGATCTATTGCATGGGATCATTTCGAGAAAAAACTAATTGGAGGAAAATGGAAAGCGATCTGCAATGATTGTAAGAAAACCTTAGGTGGTGATACTAAGAATGGTACCAAGCATTTACTTGACCACATGAAAATATGCTTGCACAAGAAACAGAAGACCATACAACAATCTCTATTGCAGCCAGCAAAATCCAATGATGGGATAATGCAACTTGGGACATATCATTTCAACCAAGATCAAGCGAGGACAGAGCTTGCAAATATGATTATATTGCATGAGTACCCGTTATCTATGGTTGATCATGTTGGCTTTAGAAGGTACTCTCATGCATTGCAACCAATATTTAAAGTTGTTTCCCGAAACACAATCAAGACTGACATCATGAAGATATTCGAGTATGaaagaaataaaacaatgaaATTATTAGACTCAAATGTTAGTCGAATTGCGTTGACAACTGAAATGTGGACGGCAAGTAATCAACAAAGAGGATTCATGGCCATCGCTTCACACTTCATTGATGTTTCATGGAAATTACAAAGTCGGCTTGTCAG gtTTATATATGTGCCGTGTCCACATACTGCTGAGGTTCTCGCAAATGCACTTGTTGATTGCCTCTTGGATTGGAACTTGGATCGTAAGTTATCTACTTTAACCGTTGATAATTGCACAACTAATGATGCTATGATTGAGCTTATTCTGGACAAGCTTCCTCCGAGTTCACTTATCTTAGAAGGAAAATTATTTCACATGCGGTGTTGTGCCCATATTTTGAATTTGGTTGTGAGGGATGGACTAGAATTAATTAGTGATAGCATTGAAACAATTCGTTATAGTGTCGCATTTTGGACAGCAACACCAAAAAGAGatgaaaaatttattgaaacaGCTCGACAATTGAAGGTTCCAAGCACAAAGAAACTAGAACTTGATTGCAAAACACGATGGAACTCTACATATTTAATGCTTAACACTGCATTAGAATATGAAGCTGTGTTTGCTCGTTTGAAACAACGTGAAACTTTATATAAAAGAGTTCCCACACAAGAAGATTGGTCAAAAGTGAGAGAGATTTCTTCTAAATTGGAGATGTTTTTTGATGCCACAGAGTTATTTTCGGGGACCAAGTATCCCACTATAAATCTTTTCTTCTCTACTATTTGTGATATTAAGTTGGCAATTGGTGATTGGCTTCTCTCGGATGATAATGTGGTGAAAACAATGGCAACAAATATGAAAgtaaagtttgaaaaatattgggATGTAATGAATTGTTTATTGGCAATTGGGAGTATTTTAGATCTAAGGTACAAGATGAAGACAGTTCAATTCTATTATCCTCTTGTTTATGGTGATATGTCTTCTTATGAGATtgaaaaactaaagaaaaagTTGTGTGACATGGTTGAAGAGTATgagaagaaatccaaacaatcacaGAAAGTGAAAAATTCACAATCGTCTTCTTCTTTAAGGCCTCCACTTCCTAAGCGTGGTACTTATGCTGATAAATTTGAGATGTTCATGGATTCTAATAATAGTACTGAACATGAGAAGTCGGACTTGGATTATTATTTAGAAGAGTCTCTTTTGCCAAGAACAAGTGAGTTTGATATCTTATGTTGGTGGAAGACAAATGGGATCAAATATCCCATTTTGCATGATATTGCTAAGGATGTGTTGGCCATTCCCGTGACGACCGTTGCTTCCGAATCAACATTCAGTACTAGTGGGAGAATTTTAAATGCTCATCGTAGTAGACTTCATTCTAAAACTATTGAAGCTTTGATGTGTGCTCGAGATTGGTTATGGAGTGAAATTCAAG ATTCTACAATTTCAATTGATCAAAAGTTTGATAATGATGCTGATATagag GAGCCAGAGTCGTCACGCACAATCACAGATAGTAACTCCATAGAATGTTAG